Proteins co-encoded in one Terriglobales bacterium genomic window:
- a CDS encoding cytochrome c oxidase subunit II: MNVEFYEKIWMWAATGLLALFLGTIVIGAASSAVHPPGKLETVDPTKLLEHPEFSQPGVKERADGSVVVVVLAETYAFTPDPIEVPANRPVTFRLTSSDVMHGFQVVGTNANAMAIPGYVTEFTISFKPGEYTIGCNEYCGVMHHNMVGKLIAKEAK, translated from the coding sequence ATGAACGTGGAGTTCTACGAAAAGATCTGGATGTGGGCGGCGACCGGACTGCTGGCGCTGTTCCTGGGAACGATCGTCATCGGCGCAGCAAGCAGCGCGGTGCATCCGCCGGGGAAGCTGGAGACGGTGGACCCGACGAAGCTGCTGGAGCATCCCGAGTTCAGCCAGCCGGGAGTGAAGGAGCGTGCGGACGGCAGCGTGGTGGTGGTGGTGCTGGCGGAGACGTACGCGTTCACGCCCGACCCGATCGAGGTGCCGGCGAACCGGCCGGTGACGTTCCGGCTCACCAGTTCCGACGTGATGCACGGCTTCCAGGTGGTGGGCACGAACGCGAACGCGATGGCCATCCCGGGATACGTGACGGAGTTCACCATCAGTTTCAAGCCGGGCGAGTACACCATCGGGTGCAATGAGTACTGCGGCGTGATGCACCACAACATGGTGGGGAAGCTGATCGCGAAGGAGGCGAAATGA
- a CDS encoding cbb3-type cytochrome c oxidase subunit I, with the protein MKGRFALAGSHIGVSIAAFAVASFMGVLQALSIADISFPRRDESLFYVSVTAHGVLMALVFTTYFIMGLGYALAEVNLGRVVGKAAAWFAFVMSLAGSVMAAVSILRGESTVLYTFYPPLQAKPSFYIGATLLVVASWIWGGVMLASYRSWRKENPGVPAPLAIHGMIATILIWYLATAGLAVEVVGMLIPWSLGWVATIDPLVARTFFWWFGHPLVYFWLLPAYVLWYTVLPKVAGGKLFSDSLGRMVFILFVLLSTPVGFHHQFVDPGISSGWKLAHTVLTYAVIYPSLVTAFTIVASLEVAGRMRGGTGLFGWIRKLPWGDPFFASIALAMIAFVFGGWGGAINAAYAMNGMIHNTAWIQGHFHVTVGTTVGLSFMGGTYWLLPRMTGRALRFRALAITQPYLWILGMALFSTSYHIAGIRGLPRRVYSASLNGEQGAQWHTLTVIAAVGAVVLLVSALCYVTVAVATWLGGKKGEAPAFEFAASLRPPVASMWDRYGLWTVVAIVLILLAYGYPIVHLLMQARYGSPPFRPF; encoded by the coding sequence ATGAAGGGACGCTTCGCCCTCGCGGGCAGCCACATCGGAGTGTCGATCGCGGCGTTCGCCGTGGCGTCGTTCATGGGCGTGCTGCAGGCGCTCTCCATCGCGGACATCAGCTTTCCGCGGCGCGATGAATCGCTGTTCTACGTCTCGGTGACGGCGCACGGCGTGCTGATGGCGCTGGTGTTCACCACGTACTTCATCATGGGGCTCGGGTACGCGCTGGCGGAGGTGAACCTGGGACGCGTCGTCGGCAAGGCGGCGGCCTGGTTCGCGTTCGTGATGTCGTTGGCGGGTTCGGTGATGGCGGCGGTGAGCATCCTGCGCGGCGAGAGCACGGTGCTCTATACCTTCTACCCGCCGCTGCAGGCGAAGCCTTCGTTCTACATCGGCGCGACGCTGCTGGTGGTGGCCTCGTGGATCTGGGGCGGGGTGATGCTGGCGAGTTATCGCAGCTGGCGGAAAGAGAACCCGGGAGTGCCGGCGCCGCTGGCGATCCACGGCATGATCGCGACCATCCTGATCTGGTACCTCGCGACGGCGGGGCTTGCGGTCGAGGTGGTGGGGATGCTGATCCCGTGGTCGCTGGGCTGGGTGGCGACGATCGACCCGCTGGTGGCGCGGACATTCTTCTGGTGGTTCGGGCATCCGCTGGTCTACTTCTGGCTGCTGCCGGCGTACGTGCTGTGGTACACGGTGCTGCCGAAGGTGGCGGGCGGAAAGCTGTTCAGCGATTCGCTCGGGCGCATGGTGTTCATCCTGTTCGTGCTGCTCTCGACGCCGGTGGGATTCCATCACCAGTTCGTGGACCCGGGCATCAGCTCAGGGTGGAAGCTGGCGCACACGGTGCTGACGTATGCGGTCATCTATCCCAGCCTGGTGACGGCGTTCACCATCGTGGCGTCGCTCGAGGTGGCGGGGCGGATGCGCGGCGGGACCGGCCTGTTCGGATGGATCCGGAAGCTGCCGTGGGGCGACCCGTTCTTCGCGTCGATCGCGCTGGCGATGATCGCGTTCGTGTTCGGCGGGTGGGGCGGGGCGATCAACGCGGCCTACGCCATGAACGGCATGATCCACAATACGGCGTGGATCCAGGGACACTTCCACGTCACCGTCGGCACAACGGTCGGACTGTCCTTCATGGGCGGGACGTACTGGCTGCTGCCGCGCATGACGGGGCGGGCGCTGCGCTTCCGCGCGCTGGCGATCACGCAACCCTACCTGTGGATCCTGGGGATGGCGCTGTTCAGCACGAGCTACCATATCGCGGGGATCCGCGGGCTGCCGCGGCGGGTGTACAGCGCGAGCCTCAACGGCGAGCAGGGCGCGCAGTGGCACACCCTGACGGTGATCGCGGCGGTGGGCGCCGTGGTCCTGCTGGTGAGCGCGCTGTGCTACGTGACGGTCGCGGTCGCGACCTGGCTCGGGGGAAAGAAGGGCGAGGCGCCGGCGTTCGAGTTCGCGGCGTCGCTGCGGCCGCCGGTCGCGAGCATGTGGGATCGCTACGGCCTGTGGACGGTGGTGGCGATCGTGCTCATCCTGCTGGCGTACGGCTATCCCATCGTGCACTTGCTGATGCAGGCGCGGTACGGCTCGCCGCCGTTCCGTCCGTTCTAG
- a CDS encoding sigma-70 family RNA polymerase sigma factor, with translation MPCEQDQRITEVVQRERSRLRNFIRRRVPDPTEAEDVLQDVFARLVEAHRLLMPIEHVTGWLFTVARNRITDLFREKRPEPFSDLSASDDEDDELRFEDLLPSPDAGPDALYLRRAVLEQLLAALGELPPEQRAVFVAHELEGRSFRQMAADTGVSINTLLARKRYAVRHLRARLQQIYDDFMKE, from the coding sequence ATGCCGTGCGAACAGGACCAGCGGATCACCGAGGTCGTCCAGCGGGAGCGCTCCCGCCTGCGCAACTTCATCCGCCGCCGCGTCCCCGACCCCACCGAGGCCGAGGACGTCCTGCAAGACGTCTTCGCCCGCCTGGTCGAAGCCCACCGCCTGCTCATGCCCATCGAGCATGTCACCGGGTGGCTCTTCACCGTCGCGCGCAACCGCATCACCGACCTCTTCCGCGAAAAACGCCCCGAGCCCTTCTCGGACCTGTCCGCGTCCGACGACGAAGACGACGAGCTGCGCTTCGAGGACCTGCTGCCCTCGCCCGACGCCGGCCCCGACGCGCTCTACCTGCGCCGCGCCGTCCTCGAGCAGTTGCTGGCCGCGCTCGGCGAGCTGCCGCCCGAGCAGCGCGCCGTCTTCGTCGCGCACGAGCTCGAGGGCCGCAGCTTCCGCCAGATGGCGGCCGACACCGGCGTGAGCATCAACACGCTGCTTGCCCGCAAGCGCTACGCGGTGCGCCACCTGCGCGCGCGGCTGCAACAGATCTACGACGACTTTATGAAGGAGTAA
- a CDS encoding DUF4112 domain-containing protein → MPREPIRVEPEVLPPDRDSRPRLPDSTGTLTDENLEHLAALLDDFLRIPGTRLRFGLDAIVGLIPGVGDMLSSLASFVIIYAAWQRGLPNVTLARMVANVAIDTIVGAMPFLGDLFDVAWKANRMNMRLLQRDAERRHRQTWRDWLVLIALGLVLLGLALLPFVVLYGIVWLLRR, encoded by the coding sequence ATGCCGCGCGAACCCATCCGCGTCGAACCTGAGGTGTTGCCGCCGGACCGCGACTCGCGCCCGCGCCTCCCGGACTCCACCGGAACCCTGACCGACGAGAACCTCGAGCACCTCGCGGCCCTGCTCGACGACTTCCTGCGCATCCCCGGCACCCGGCTGCGCTTCGGCCTCGACGCCATCGTCGGTCTCATCCCCGGCGTCGGCGACATGCTCAGCTCGCTCGCCTCCTTCGTCATCATCTACGCCGCCTGGCAGCGCGGGCTGCCCAACGTCACGCTCGCGCGCATGGTCGCCAACGTCGCCATCGACACCATCGTCGGCGCCATGCCCTTCCTCGGCGACCTCTTCGACGTCGCCTGGAAGGCCAACCGCATGAACATGCGCCTGCTCCAGCGCGACGCCGAGCGCCGCCATCGCCAGACCTGGCGCGACTGGCTCGTCCTCATCGCGCTCGGGCTCGTGCTCCTCGGCCTCGCCCTGCTGCCCTTCGTCGTCCTCTACGGGATCGTCTGGCTGCTCCGCCGGTAA